The Candidatus Methylacidiphilales bacterium genomic interval TACTCATCGGGTTAGGGATGAATTTCATGATCATCCTGATCAACGACATGAACCTGAAGGAGTTCACGGTGCTAGAAGCCTACATGAATGGCCCGTTTTTCTGGATTGCACTCCTTATACAGACTCCATTCATCACCATGCGACTTTTCGCAGAAGAATACAAACTTGGCACGATCGAAATGTTAATGACAGCCCCGATTCGGGCTTGGGAAGTGGTATTGGCCAAGTTCCTTGCTGCCCTCACATTCTTCATCATCATCTGGCTACCTATGCTGGCAAATCTATTCCTTCTCCAAATTTTCGGGCAGGTCGACGTCCTACAATCCTGGGCCTACTGGATTCTCCCCTACCTTTTTCTGCTACTATGGGGCAGTGCCTTTATTGCTGTAGGCTTATTCTTCTCTTCCATCACAAAAAATCAAATCATCGCCTCAATATCCTCCTTTTGCGTTACCTTCGCATTCTTTTTAATGGGATTCCTCCCATACCTGAAAACAGTCAAAACCTCTGCCGATTTCAATAACTACTTTTCAGTATTTGAACAAATCGACGGTTTTCTCAAAGCTGTCCTCGACACTCGCCCCATAGTTCTCTACCTCTCCATCACTCTTTTGTTTCTAACCCTCACTCAACGTGCCCTAGAAAGCCGTCGACTCAACTCTTAACCAATAACCGTCCGCGCCTATGAATTCTCCACTCACTCCACATTACAACAAACATTCCTCCCCCTCCGCCATCCGCGTCTCTTTACTCATCACTGCATTCCTTTCCCTCATCCTCTTCGTAATGTTCAATTACCTCGGATCCAAATTCTACATCCGAAAAGATCTAAGCCCCACTAAAATAAACGAACTCTCCCCTCGCACCCTCCAAACCCTAAAAGCACTCTCATCCCCCGTTACCCTGGTCACCTTCTTCGGCACCCTAAACGAAACCAACCCACCCCTCTTCCATTACGTCAACAATCTACTCAAAGAATATCTCGCCAGAGGTGGAGAAAAAATCAAAATAGAAAACGTTGATGCAGCAAAAGACTTAGCCCGAGCTGAAGCCCTGGCTAAAAAATACAACATCTACGGCATTGATGATGTCATCATCCTCGACTACCAAGATAACTTCCGCACAATTACAGCTCAAAACCTCGCTGAATTCTATCCCCAATCCCCATTTGATCCCATACCTAGAATCAAAGCATTCAAGGGCGAACAACAAATTACCTCAGCCCTGCAAGCCCTTATTGAAAAACAAGAAACCAAGGTCTACTACCTTGTCGGCCATGGCCAACCCCAACTCGACCAAGGCCCATCCAACCGCTCAATCTCTGAACTCCAAAACCGCCTGAAACGTGAAAACATCCAACTCACACCCCTCAACCTTGCTCAAACTCAAGAAATTCCACAAGACGCTGCTGCCTTACTCATCCTCGGACCCCGCTCCAAATTGTCGGATGAAGAAATCTCACTCATAAAAAACTATCTTGAAAAACAAGGCCGCCTCGCCCTCTTTCAAGACCCACAGACCACCTCAGGCTTAGAACCTCTCCTACAAGAATATGGCCTCAAACTTAACAACGACATCGCCCTAATCAGATTTCCAGGCACTCCCATCATTGCTCGCAACGTCATTGCATCCGAATTCGCAGACCACCCATCCACACGAGCACTCCTAGGATTCAACCTGAATCTTCCCATCGCCCGTTCCATCACCACAGGTCTACCACCAAACTCCACAAAAGGAGG includes:
- a CDS encoding ABC transporter permease, which produces MSLIIQFQKELKDYFVQPLAYIILFVTALLIGLGMNFMIILINDMNLKEFTVLEAYMNGPFFWIALLIQTPFITMRLFAEEYKLGTIEMLMTAPIRAWEVVLAKFLAALTFFIIIWLPMLANLFLLQIFGQVDVLQSWAYWILPYLFLLLWGSAFIAVGLFFSSITKNQIIASISSFCVTFAFFLMGFLPYLKTVKTSADFNNYFSVFEQIDGFLKAVLDTRPIVLYLSITLLFLTLTQRALESRRLNS
- a CDS encoding GldG family protein, whose translation is MNSPLTPHYNKHSSPSAIRVSLLITAFLSLILFVMFNYLGSKFYIRKDLSPTKINELSPRTLQTLKALSSPVTLVTFFGTLNETNPPLFHYVNNLLKEYLARGGEKIKIENVDAAKDLARAEALAKKYNIYGIDDVIILDYQDNFRTITAQNLAEFYPQSPFDPIPRIKAFKGEQQITSALQALIEKQETKVYYLVGHGQPQLDQGPSNRSISELQNRLKRENIQLTPLNLAQTQEIPQDAAALLILGPRSKLSDEEISLIKNYLEKQGRLALFQDPQTTSGLEPLLQEYGLKLNNDIALIRFPGTPIIARNVIASEFADHPSTRALLGFNLNLPIARSITTGLPPNSTKGGINIDLVKTIKNYWGETNFSENATPEFNTGADTQGPLTIAALYTSANPDNMNETTHDTRIIVVGSASFALNSFINAESSIFSTNLISWLAKKAPLLDIPPKIPQEFPLNLTPLQIRTVTIFTIFVLPSIPLIFGILVWFSRRR